The sequence CACTGCACTGAGGTCTGGTGGGTATTGTAGTTTGAGGTTATCCCAGAAGGCATTTCGGTATCTGTCGAAGGGTGTTTTGTCTGGCACTTGAGTAGTACGGGTCATTCTTTCCAGTTCTATTGTTTTGTCGGAACCGTGGGCTCTTCCGATGATGGCCCTTACATCTCCTATGGCCAGGACATCACCTGATGTCTCCTCCTCGAACGTCCTGATCCAGGCCGCAGCTCCCGCCGTGATCGAAGGCAAGCGGTAGCCCAGGGCAAGCCTTTCTCGGTGTCCCCATGATGAGAATATTTCTCTATCCCATGCGTCCGTCATCAGGGGTGCTATCAAGGCGGCGCCGTTGCCGTCCGAGCATTCGTCGCCGGACCGGTTCGGACTGGTATCCTTCGTCTTGGTCTTCTTAGTGCGGCGATCCGTCTTGGTCGTGCGATCTTTGCCTCGGGTTGCGGGTTGGGAGGCTGATTTTGTTGCTCTTGCCTTGATTCCGAGGTTGCTCCCGCGTGAGTGCCGTGCGTCTTCTGTACGGCCCCCGTACTTGCATCATTGTTTACGGGGTTCCCTTGTACGCACTGTGGGTTTTCACTGTTGTCTTGCCCTTGTTCTTGAATGTTAGGGGAGTTCGGGCTCCCCAGGTGTCCTTGTCCGTGCTGTCCTTGGTTGGAACAGCCTTGGTCTCCTTGTAGATGCTGGATGGGTTGTTGAATTTCCTGGTGTTGCGGTAGTTGTGGATTGtattgtagttgttgttggggtGCGTAGAGTAGGGTTGAGTCGGGTTGGGGGTTGTGTTgtagctgctgatgctgcttgCCTGAGTAGAGTTGagggttgggttgtagctgctgctgggctgagtagagttgagggttgggttgtatctgctgctgggctgagtaGAGTTGAGTattgggttgtagctgctgctgggctgagtagagttgagggttgggttgttgctgctgttgttgctggggTTGTTGGTGGGTCGAGTCGGGTTGagggttgggttgtagctgctgctgggctgagtagagttgagggttgggttgtatctgctgctgggctgagtaGAGTTGAGGGTTGGGTTGTAGTTGCTGCTGGGCTGAGGAGAGTTGAGGGTTGGGTTGTAGCAGCTGCTGGGCTGAGTAGAGTTGAGGGTtgagttgttgctgctgttgttggggTTGTTGGTGGGTTGAGTCGGGTTGAGTGacgtcttgttgttgttgtcgctgctgctgctgcgctgAGTAGAGCCGGGGGTTCGGtagtagctgctgctgctgcgttggGTAGGGCTGGGGAATGGGTAGTAGGTGCTGTTACTGCTGCTGCGTTGGGTAGGGCTGGGGAATGGGTAgtagttgctgctgctgctgctgctgctgggggtagGGCTGGGGAATGGGTAGTAGATGCTGTTGCGTTGGGTAGGGCCGGGGAATGGGTAGTAGATGCTGTTGCGTTGGGTAGGGCTGGGGGATGGGTAgtagatgctgctgctgctgggggtagGGCTGGGGAATGGGTAGTAGATGCTGTTGCGTTGGGTAGGGCCGGGGAATGGGTAgtagctgctgttgctgctgctgcgttgGGTAGGGCTGGGGAATGGGTAgtagctgctgttgctgctgttgcgTTGGGTAGGGCTGGGGAATGGGCAGTAGATGCTGTTGCTGCGTTGAGTAGGGCTGGGGGATGGGTAGTAGATGCTGTTGCGTTGGGTAGGGCTGGGGGATGGGTAGTagatgctgttgctgctgctgctgtgttggGTAGGGCTGGGGGATGGGTAGTagatgctgttgctgctgctgctgcgttggGTAGGGCTGGGGGATGGGTAGTAGATGCTGTTGCGTTGGGTAGGGCTGGGGGATGGGTAgtagttgctgctgctgctgttggtgctgggggttgggttgtagctgctgatgctgctgttggtgctgggagttgggttgtagctgctgatgctgctgctgctgttggtggtgctgggggttgggttgttgctgctgctgcgttgGGTAGGGCTGGGGAATGGGTAGTAgctgctgttgatgctgctgctgctgctgcagttgctgggagttgggttgtagctgccgatactgctgttgctgttgttgttggatgttgggttgtagctgctgatgttgctgatgctgctgctgttgcagtTGCTGGGAGTTGGGTTGTagttgctgatgctgctgctgttggtggtgctgggggttgggttgtagctgctgatgttgctgctgctgttggtgctgggggttgggttgtagctgctgttgctgggTTGAGTAGGATTGGGGGTTGCCGACGTTCGTTGCGCCCGGAGGGTGGTCCGCTTCTCGACCAATTATTGCACCCGGGCCGCTCCTCCCTTTTATCACGCGGTCGGTCCCGTTCTTTGGCCCCTTCGTCGAGTCGTACTCAACGCCACCGTAATCCTGACTTCCTCCTGCGAACGACGGTGGGGGTTGATCGTTGTACGAGATTTCTACAGGTCCCTTCTCTATGTGGAGTATTGGGAATTGGAGGGCAGGGTCTTTGGAATTTCGAGGCGCCGAGTGGTCATAGCAGCCGTATGGTGATGGAGCCCTTGTAACGTTTGGGAAAGGCGGGTTTTCTTCGAGGCTGGGGTAGGTGTTGTTGCGGAGGCTGGTGTTGTCCTCTCCACATGGCGTTCCTTTATCTTCAACGTCCGCTCCATCCAGGGTGAGTGGGGCCGCATGCTTCTCGACGTGAGGTGGTGCAGACAGCCCTTTCAATACGGTTTTCTCTTGGCGGGAAAGGTCGCTCTTCCCTCTTCCGTGCTTCCATGTTGATTGCCGCATTGTATGCGTTGAGTAGGGCGTAGGTGtatttctccctcttcttcctgtaGTCGACTGAATCCTTCTCTCGTACCTTCTTCGTGTTTCCGCGTCTTGTCGCAGCCCATTCGCTCTCCTTCAGGGTTTGCTCCCAGGCCGCTGTGGTAAGGCCGGTGGTGACCTTTACCCCAACAGCCCAAACTCCAATCTGTTCCCACTCCTTTCTGTACTTTTCCTCTCGCGCAGCCCATTTTTTCTGTTGTTTAGTGGACAACGCCTTGTCCTTCAGGGCGTTCGCTGCCAAATACCTGGCTACTGCCGCCCTCATCTGGGCCGGGGTGTCTGGATCAGGTCTCGCTTCCGTTAGGCGAGGTTGCACATCGAGCGAGGCCATGATGTCTGGAAAGGCGCGTCTGTTGGGGCTAGGCGTGGGTGAGCAGTTGGGGGCCGCTGTCTGGAGAGTAGGAATGAGGTGTTGCGGCAGGAGTGAGGCAGGCGTTGTtccggccagcagggggagggggtcgcGGCACAGGGGCTATGGCCAACACTTAAATGACTAAGCACACACTATTCGCACGCCGCGCTGACGACCAGACCTGTGGAGACAaaaggatggggagaggggggggggggggggtctgacgacCGGACCTTATGGTGGCCCGGCTTAACTTCGGCACATTCACCATATAACACTAAAACCACAGGTAATACGTCTCCCACGTTGGTACAAACATAAGATCTAGACGGGATTGGATACAGTCTATCGACAAACCCATATAAAACACACTCCTAGCTCTTTGCTTTTTGAGGCagttatttaatttaatctgtTAGCGTATCCGAGGCCGTTTATCTAACCGGCTGTTTATGAATTTCAATCCGAGACCACGAGACCCCGCAGCCAGGCGGAGGCAGTACAAGCTATTTGCCTAAATGTTACTATTCTAACTATTACAGATTTTGGTCATTGACAACAGGCTCTGTTTACCTTTCAATGGCGCCTGCATCCAGCTTGTATTGCGTCCCGACGGCCTCGTGGTCGCTAGTCTCGGTCCGGAACTTCCCAAGAACGTCAAGGGGTCACCAAATTAttacgtagttcttcaaggaaagtggtcaaatccaaaggaatagctttaaagagactttatttagtataaagtattttcggtatggtaaactgatactctgaagcaaggagagattgaagatgtgtctaagcacgtgcgagcgttctcctagctgatcaatagacctatAACCCTGTCCAATAGCTACCGGGAGAATTCTAGCTTGCTCTGGCTCCAACCGTCTGTTATGGTATGGATCCTCAagcccggaagtagtgggaggagccgggttgacgtattaccctcggcctCCTTACCTGTCtggtgctgccctctgtggatggagctgttattgcagccttcagtaaggtcctgttccccttgtggctatgtatagtatttacggcttatatgtttggtcctgcttcataaggtctatgtgtgggttgctttaggttcttaaaatacgtaacaattcacatagccaaaaacaagacaatagatatatggctagatcaaaacatcaagacatacaattctaaaaagaacagatgaagcagctacccttttttccttcgcggtttgcctgagcagcgcacctgcatttaatatatccgtgaattgtcacaatttctcagaatcaaaggtgaaagtagaaacgggtggccaaaagctgtcatattgttagttatcacagacaatttttaacaataaatgttctgtacggagctccttaagggacattagggagaacactcccggacagaaccttagtttggaagtcgtgcttagtgacacgacaaatactcccaattgaaatacatgggtttgaaatttgtgctttttgacacgaaatttttgaaaatacgtgtccctgatcacgtttcaatagattaaataacgtgacagtgtcacgtattttcgtgagaccgggttgtatGTTATGGTCTTTTAGCTATTTAAGCCATCCAGCTACATCtattttattcatcattgggatgTATGTGTGAAATGAATGTGTGGCAATGTATGTACTGAATTGATCATGATCCCTGAGAAAcaccttctcgttttgttgttacttgtaatcaacaaaatgacaataaatttgatttgatttggttttgattgatttgattctCTTTGTAAGCACTTCTAGGTCTAATTTAGGGAAAATCTGAGCTCCATGTACAGTTTTGAACGCTGTGTTTATAAGGGGTAGAAGATTGCGGTTCTTAACAATGATCCCGTTGAGTCCCCTGTTATCTATGCAAGGCCGCGAATCCTTTGGCCACGAAGAAGAACCCTGCACCGGCGGGAGATGTAGTCAAGTGAAGTCTAGTAAATTTTTATTTCTATAGCGCATTTACAGAGAGAAAATTTAAAAGGTAACAAGGGGACACTATTCACTGGCAATTAAAAAAAGGAGACACTAATGAAATGCAAGTGAAAAGAGGTGGGTCCTTAAATGGGACTTAAAAATATTTAGAGACTGGGCTGCATGGATGTGGAGGCCAGGAAAAAGCTTTTCCTAACTACTGCACTGATCTGCTGCTCCAACTTGAAGGCACTGTCAAAAATCACCCCGAGATTTCTGACAGAAGGCCTGATGTTAGAGGCGATAGGGCCCAGGGCATTGGTGGAGAGGATGTAGAGGTGTCGGATATTGTTGTCACTAGGCAACAAACGGAGAGGACGCTGGCGCTGTCTGTTCGCCGCTTCTCCAAGCAATTTTTGGGCCAATTTTGGCCAATTTTACTttaaaaagtgattttttgttgacatataatctctacttggttccctgcaagctacatcagcgacgaaaagcaagcttatggactgtctttagttgttccagtgttattgtgttattgtgaagAGCCGTGTAGCTCACTTGTTATTTTGGCGTCCCTAGTAACAACGGCTAAAAACAAGTAGCTCGGTGATCCTGCagtcggttgcaccagcagaacgtaaggcCGATCGTAAGTTCGGGTGTAAAGTCCGCCGTAACCCTACGTTCGACGTAGCTAGTGTCAAACTAAAGGTGTTCTAAATTTTGGTTGCACCACCATAACTTAAGTTGTAACGTTACTGGTAGTGCGTAAATTGTACTAGTGTCGCTTTTAATGACGTTTAGataatttcaagccaatcattgacagctaacaatgtaaacaggaaatacCGGCAAGTTTCCAACTTATCCGAGTGAAGACGCGTTAGCACCCAAATgggcaaacaaaacagtttcagtcatttattctctaaaatgatatagtataagtagtagtaataaagaaataaatatgCTTTGTATGCTATTCGTTGTGTGTGTCGTGAGTTTTTAACCTCTACCTGGCTATGCATTGTATGGAATAGCTCTAGAAATGTTGGTTTGTACGTGGGCTCGAggagttttttattttatctctcGAGGAGGTAAGACAGTTGATTAGCAACTAATTTCACGTGAAGAAGGTATTAACGGAATTAACTGCCAACTTCTGCAAAATTGCCAAGCAAGAAAACTACTCTACGACGACGACGAGAGATCATCAGTCCTAGGTAAGTCAGTTTCACACTATTCAATCAGCAACTGTGCTTAATGTTATTATTTCGTTTGGTCTACTTCTCGTTGCTGCCATTTGTGTTAATAACATGTTTACAATGTTTCTGAAGTGATAACGTAAAGTAACGCTAGCTGCTAGTGCTAGTAGTTACGCCCCTTTTGGGGCCGTTGACATGGACTAAAGTGTATAATGGCAGGAGTCCGTTATTTTGTCTGCTGTAGGAAATAAAGTATAGAATGAGCTAGTAACAAGTCATGCTTTGATTTTCATGTGTTTCAGGCTTGACCATGTCTGACCGCCGTGCTCGCAAGAAAAACTTCACCCATGATGAAATTGTGCTACTGTTAAATCTATACAGTGAGAACAAAACACTCCTTGAAGCCAAGCTTAATAATTTTATcactaacaaaaaaaaaaatgagacaTGGGAACAAATTACCGAAGCAATTACTGCCAAAGGGGTAGAATTGAGGGAGGTAAAAGATGTGCGCAAGAAATGGAGTGACCTAAAGATACAGGCAGCTGAAGATTTCCCAAAGAATGTGCCAACTGGGGGTGGTGGAAAAGGGGATATGGGGCCATACTCCTCTATGGTTTTAGATATAATTGGGGACACCTCTCCTTGTCTTAGAGGGATTGTTGGGGGGGGCGTGGAGAGTGGCGTGGTGCAACCCATGGTCCAGGAGGAGGCCGAAGCTACTGCTGGCCTGGAGAACACCACGTCCAACGTGACCGTGGAGGATTCTGCACCCATGCCCGTGGAGGACCCTGGGACTGTGCCCATGACGAGCCATGAGGAAACTGCGCCCATCACCATCCCAGAAagccttccaccaccaccaccaccaaaacgTTTGAGGAGAGGAACTGACATTGACTTCCTTAGAGAGGAGCTTTTACGAGTAGAAATAGAGAAAAGTAAGCAAGAGACAGAAAAGATAAAGATAGAGAAGGAGAAATTAGAATTGGAAAAACAGAAACTAAATTTAGAAATATTAAAGTTGCAGGAGGAGCTGAGAATCTATGGTTACAAGACATTCACTGAGATTTAATAAATTCATTAACTGATGAATCTGTTTATGTTGTTCTTCATTCCAAAAGGCAAGACGTACAGTTTCAGTACAATCTGAGAAATACTCAGGTATTTAATTGCTGTATTAGTCCAATCTGTAGTAATTCAGTGTATTTTGTGTCATTGACAACAAGTAAGTTCACATTGTAATAAGAGTACATCTGTAAATGGTATTATGCAGTACCACTTTTACGCCATTAGATGGTGTAATGAGTATTCAGGAACAATCAAGCTTTAGTAATGTGGGGCTTTCCAGTGTTTGTTGTCAGATAAGTCAACATGCATATTGATAATAGTAAAGAAATATTGTGTATGTAGATTTGGCTACTTCGTGTATGGGAAATTAGAactgtattctatttatttttttggcctACCCCGGGGGAAAAATGGGTTTAACAGACATTGGCTGCTGTCAAAGGTTGTCCTACAAAAATCAAATCTATGATGTCTAAGGATTATAAACTGGGTTACTGTAGATCACATCCTGAGGGTGTATGCTTTcagaaaaatattgtttgtatGGTTGAATCAGTCATTCATGCTAGATAGGACTACtttttcaaaaaatttaactggTTATAAGTCATCTGCATCTGAGTAAATCATCTATGTCTACTGAGGAGTAACCGATGCACCTTGTCTGTTCATGAACTGTTGCTCTAATCTTAACCTATCAATATGGTGTTAGTATGACTTATTTATACCGTATAAGAACACTTAGAACACGTAGAATTTAGGGTGGCTACATAGTAGCTTAATTTATTACAGCCTTCATCCAAAATAGGTGGTAGCGAGGTAGTCCCGGGTAGCTACTGCCCCGGCTGGTACAACCACATTATGCAGGGGGACGTCTTGGTCTCCTTCGAGGTCCTGCAATCCATCCTCCATCAGAGGCACCTTCCACTCCATTGCCATGTTGTGGAGAACAACGCAGGCACCTGCTACAACAGCTGCCCTGTCTGGCTCCATATTGATGCCTGTTAgtgataataattaattaattaatgaattcatACAGGAGGAATAGCCTTAGACCTGCTTATAACTTCTTACATGTACAGTTTTTCGAAAGACTTGCAAATCGTACATCTTAATACAGATTTAGGACTTTTTAATCACAGAAGAGTCTCTGACAATAGGATTTCACAAAGACTAACTAATTTAGAATTAGAAATCAGCAATATTTTTTTAGTCACCTCTGTGCAAACAGGCCCACCGCTTCTTCAGCACTCCTATGCAGCGTTCGACCACATTTCTTGTGCGAATGTGGGCAACATTGTAGCGCTCCTGCGAGCGACTGGCAGGTGACAAATATGGGGTCATAAGCCAATCCCTAAGGGGGTACCCAGAGTCACCGAGGAGCCTTCCAGGGTGTCTCCCTGCCTCAAAGTCTTCCCCGAACTGTGAGTGCCGTAATACGTAACTGTCATGTTTAGATCCTGGCCATTTTATGACACAATTCGTAATCTTAAGGTCGGCGTCACAGACTATCTGTGCATTTATGGAATGGTATCCTTTTCTGTTGACAAAAACAGGTTTGTGGTCCGTTGGGGTCTTGATACGGATGTGCGTTCCGTCAACACAGCCTGTCACATTTGGGAAACCAGCGATCCGGTAAAATTGTTGACGGACATGGTTTAGTTCCCCAGGCTGTACAGGGAAGCGAACATATGTGTGTTCAGATGCCTGCACAGCAAATTTTAAATCGACATTTTTACACTGAAAGAGTTAAATCCAACACTTTCAGGGTGTATATATGGGGACCACCACAAAAGTGTTAATTTGACACTTTCATTAGTGTAATAAACTACAACACTAACAAAGTGATAAAATGTTACACTTTAAGAGTTCCTCAGGAACACCAAGCCGGAATCATTTACTCCAGCTTATTGTTATTTCTTTCCCTAAATTTAACTCCAAGTGTTATTTTTAAACACCAGTTTATTGTTACCTTTCCTTTATTATCAACTCCAAAAGTGTTATTTTTAAACACCAGTTTATTGTTACCTTTCCTTTATTATCAACTCCAAAAGTGTTATTTTTAAACACCAGTTTATTGTTATTTCCTTTGATATCAACTCCAAAAgtgttattttttaacatttcacCCAGTGTCAAATTGACAATATAGgtgttgtttttactttatattatgCTACAAAATGTTAGTTGGTCTTTTCCATATGAACCTGAACAAAAATACTTACTAGAAATGCATTATATTagactttttttaattaaatctcATCTGACAAAATCGCACCATGACTCATCTTACAAAATTCAGCAGCAACGCCATCTTACAAAATGCAGCAGTCAGGTACAATATAAAACAATGCGTCACAGCCATAGGACATCTGCAGGTCGAAAGGCTTGTGATGCTGCAAATCATCTCGATTTACAATGTACATATGGTCAATTTCTTCAACTTGAAAGGCATGGAGATGCTCAACAGAATTTAACTCAATAAGAACAAAATGTATAGCCTCTTTTTTTAGGATTATTAAAACAATTTTACCAAACAATGGCATTTCTTCCTCAACATCTACACACAGCAGATCCTATGTGATAGTCAATGCCGTCGCATTTCACCCATGCAGTAGAAGATACAGTAGAGGACCTATCGAGTTGAAAATATTCACAGACCAGCTCTTCTTCATCTAATTCACTTAACATTTGGGTTTTTACTGGTCCTGATTCAATACCTCTAACCGTGAACGCCTCCCAATGATAGGCAATAGCTAACTGATGTTTTAATGCTAAAGACTAAATTCTAAATTCTAAGCAACAACCAGGATACAACTTATGTAACAGTTTAAGGTGTTGAACCAAGGCCCCACTAGAGCCAAGTAGTGTCCTACAAATGTAACACCTATACATCATGCAGCAACTTTGCCCGCAACTCTTTTAGTTTCGGACTCTCTTTGGTTGATCCCACATCAATGTTGTAGATCGTTGTCTGGATAAACGTGTACATACTGCGAAGAGACTCATCGTAATTCAAACTGAAGACAAAATGGACCTTGAAAAGTTAATCGAATGCTGCAAGAGATGTGTTTCCCTGGCATGGGACGAGCTTCTTATCCATGGTGATGTAGAAGGCGCTGATGGCTCGTTTGGTGGTTCCAGAGGCAAGCAGATACGGCTGTTGACGTTCATCAGAATCCAAATGTTCATCCAGACTCTGGCATGACTGAAGGGAACATGGAAGAAAGGACAATAATAAGTATTCAAGTCTAAATCAAACCACAATTCAAAGCAGTTTTTGTACCGGAATTACAAACCTTGTGAAAAACGACCAGGTGGTCAATGGCATCCCTTGCACTGATCTTGTGACCCCTTTTCCTCCCAGCTGGCTGAGGTGACAGGATGTGTAACAGGAGGAGTAAAGTGGACATATCGCTGTCCCAACCTGGTTTGGGGAAGTTATATATAAAAATCCAGAATAAGGGATGATAATGAGATGGTGTTTTATAAGTAATTAGGCCGTGAGCTACGGGGGCCTTATCGTGCAACCCCTTCCACAAaaaccaactttttttttttttttaaataaaggtcTGACCCTGCTGAACATGAATTATAGATTTACATTGAAAATCAATGCGTTACAATACATTGTAGGAACATGACATAGGTGGAAGGTGTGACATCTGTCTTTGCATGTTTATTCACATCTAGAGGACATGAGCTTGGAAAATGGTATGGTTTGAGTGGTTTAAAAGTTAGTgtatacaaatacatatatatccaTTTACAAACTCTTTAGCATCTATAACTCCACCCTTAACACTGCCATTTAACGCATTCACTTATTGGCATGCTTAAACCAATGAACATTTACCTGGGTGGTAATCTGCCGATGACTCCACTTGTTCCCCTCTGGCAGATTGTAAAAGGCGTTGCAATAACGGGGTCTGTACCAGGGCAGCGGCTTCTTTTATCAACTTTGGTTTGTATGAGGGCCACCTTTCCAGAAGTCTGGCTGCTGTTTCTGCTCCGAAGAGAAGGCTGAAGTCTTGAAGAACCTGGAAGATAACACAAATGACAATTGAGAATAAGGCAGTCGAAAAGCAGAATACTTCACTTGTAGCATTTACAGACTTACCAATCCTTTTGTGTCCAAAAGTCTTGGGAACATGGACAGGACTGATGCCGAGGTTTCAGGATTGTGGATGAGCCCCTGCCGGAAATGGAAGGTTTCTTGCATCTTCTGGAAGATGGTGTCACGCTCGTTGGTATGAGTCATCAAGGAAATGGCCTCTTTGCATTGCTCATCCTGAAGCTGATCTTCTTGACTGTTGTCCCTGACGAGTGTTGGACCACCTCCCATCACAACAGCAGCCTTAGATTAGAtgagattcaactttattgtcagtAGCAGAGTACAGGTACAGAACCAATGAAATGCAGTTAAAAATGAAATGCAGTTACCTTAGGGGAACTAGATGACTCGGGATGAAATTTGGTCTTCCGTTGAATAGTCTTGAGTCTCCAAGCCAGGAAGCCTGATCCACTTTGGGCATCATAGAAATGCtcctaacaaaaacacaattctCTGTTATCTATGTCCCTACAATGAATGACCAGAGTACTCTGGAAGAGAGAAAATTACACCTTCTCTCACATCACCCCTGCACAATGCTATATTCTTCCATGAACTAATATTTACAATTAATTGCCTCCCCGTTCCCCGTttgttggcggggggggggcacgcatACTCTGGCGACGCATTCTCCGGTTCCGatcgtcgggggggggggggaggggggtgaagtCGGTGGCCTCCGATCTCGGAGGCCACCGGCCCACATGTGGACCCCAAAATATTAAATAGAACTTACATAGCCTTTCTTTGACATTGGATCTTGCAGGGAAGGGAACAAAGTGACGATGCCAAGTGCATATTTCTCCTTAGTCAGTCGTTGTGGAATTCTCCtaatatgaacaaataaaaatacaatactaCATGCTTTTTTTGTACTACATAAAATGGAAGAACCATGATTAACAAATAAGTTTAGGACTATCATACCCCTCTTTTTCTGTCATGTGTGCTGCTAAAATGTTCACCATCTGCCGTCTGGAACTGTCACATATTTTCCCAGTGTCCTCGTACTCCTTCAGGACTGTTGCACCACCAGGCTTCTCCAGCAGAACATTCTTCACCAACTGAAATCATCGCGAAGACACGCATCACTAGAAAATAGTCGTAACATTCAACAACAAAGTGAAAACTGTACATTGAGTAATGTCCTGCTTATTCTTTTTACAAAAAACATTCTGTGGTGCACACATCCAGGTGTTGGacaaaaaagtaaaagtaaagcAAAAAGGCGAATATCCGACACATTTAAGCCTGTCCAGTATATGAATATTTGCAGACTCACATCTTTCGCTGTAACACACTGCAACATCTCTGCCCCCAAGCATGCCCTTTTGCTTTGGCTAAGTTCGACCTCACTACCCTGACTACTCAACAGGGAAAGTGTATCCGTGAGGCTACCTGAAGACTCACTGGCAGGCGACTCtagcaaaggggggggggggggggggggaaacacttTCAAGTACACTTTAACCATGAATAC comes from Gadus macrocephalus chromosome 2, ASM3116895v1 and encodes:
- the LOC132450847 gene encoding uncharacterized protein LOC132450847 isoform X1, whose protein sequence is MIIKVKYFNLKKYVKISEPCLEMFITEVRVKFSIPEDKTLTVTDDGGTEVDADVFPELVTKDVCLVIHDSEGESPASESSGSLTDTLSLLSSQGSEVELSQSKRACLGAEMLQCVTAKDLVKNVLLEKPGGATVLKEYEDTGKICDSSRRQMEHFYDAQSGSGFLAWRLKTIQRKTKFHPESSSSPKAAVVMGGGPTLVRDNSQEDQLQDEQCKEAISLMTHTNERDTIFQKMQETFHFRQGLIHNPETSASVLSMFPRLLDTKGLVLQDFSLLFGAETAARLLERWPSYKPKLIKEAAALVQTPLLQRLLQSARGEQVESSADYHPGWDSDMSTLLLLLHILSPQPAGRKRGHKISARDAIDHLVVFHKSCQSLDEHLDSDERQQPYLLASGTTKRAISAFYITMDKKLVPCQGNTSLAAFD
- the LOC132450847 gene encoding uncharacterized protein LOC132450847 isoform X3, giving the protein MMEELKSMLMCFQSWLQRTCAWSSMILKELVKNVLLEKPGGATVLKEYEDTGKICDSSRRQMEHFYDAQSGSGFLAWRLKTIQRKTKFHPESSSSPKAAVVMGGGPTLVRDNSQEDQLQDEQCKEAISLMTHTNERDTIFQKMQETFHFRQGLIHNPETSASVLSMFPRLLDTKGLVLQDFSLLFGAETAARLLERWPSYKPKLIKEAAALVQTPLLQRLLQSARGEQVESSADYHPGWDSDMSTLLLLLHILSPQPAGRKRGHKISARDAIDHLVVFHKSCQSLDEHLDSDERQQPYLLASGTTKRAISAFYITMDKKLVPCQGNTSLAAFD
- the LOC132450847 gene encoding uncharacterized protein LOC132450847 isoform X2 — translated: MIIKVKYFNLKKYVKISEPCLEMFITEVRVKFSIPEDKTLTVTDDGGTEVDADVFPELVTKDVCLVIHDSEGESPASESSGSLTDTLSLLSSQGSEVELSQSKRACLGAEMLQCVTAKDLVKNVLLEKPGGATVLKEYEDTGKICDSSRRQMEHFYDAQSGSGFLAWRLKTIQRKTKFHPESSSSPKAAVVMGGGPTLVRDNSQEDQLQDEQCKEAISLMTHTNERDTIFQKMQETFHFRQGLIHNPETSASVLSMFPRLLDTKGLVLQDFSLLFGAETAARLLERWPSYKPKLIKEAAALVQTPLLQRLLQSARGEQVESSADYHPGWDSDMSTLLLLLHILSPQPAGRKRGHKISARDAIDHLVVFHKSLDEHLDSDERQQPYLLASGTTKRAISAFYITMDKKLVPCQGNTSLAAFD